Proteins encoded by one window of Aspergillus puulaauensis MK2 DNA, chromosome 4, nearly complete sequence:
- a CDS encoding uncharacterized protein (COG:G;~EggNog:ENOG410PKC4;~InterPro:IPR006045,IPR014710,IPR011051,IPR017774;~PFAM:PF07883,PF00190;~SECRETED:SignalP(1-17);~go_process: GO:0033609 - oxalate metabolic process [Evidence IEA]): MHSKLLLLLASVPSLLATPSPVKRDAGFPSGQPIDGKGKGAPILGGTNHAIDLQNPDNLGAQSVDHGAVPNLKWSFSDSKTNIFPGGWTREQVVTDLPQSHDIAGAQQHLIKGAIRELHWHRVAEWGFVYEGSLLLSAVDENGSWTTEILQTGDIWYFPKGVAHNVQGLDDQNEYLLVFDDGDFEKIGTTFMVDDWVKHVPRDILAKNFNVSESVFENVPDTFPYILNGTVPKEAQTAPQGTLKGNASYVYHTYDHPSEPVPGHAGTFRRIDSTNFPISKTIAATIVELEPKGLRELHWHPNAEEWLYFHKGTGRASVFIGDSKSRTFDFSAGDTAVFPDNSGHYIENTSDTEKLVWLEFYKSDRVADISLAQWLALTPPETVANVLKIDIKFVEQIKKQKQVLVKGN, translated from the exons ATGCATTccaagcttctccttctaCTTGCCTCCGTGCCCTCTCTGCTGGCCACCCCCTCGCCGGTCAAGCGTGATGCCGGATTCCCCAGTGGCCAGCCGATTGATGGCAAAGGCAAGGGAGCTCCTATCCTTG GTGGTACCAACCACGCTATCGACCTTCAGAACCCCGATAACCTCGGTGCGCAGTCCGTCGACCACGGCGCCGTCCCCAACTTGAAATGGAGTTTCTCCGACTCAAAGACCAACATTTTCCCTGGTGGCTGGACTCGAGAACAGGTCGTTACGGACTTGCCTCAGAGTCACGACATCGCCGGTGCCCAACAGCATCTGATCAAGGGCGCCATCCGAGAGCTCCACTGGCACCGAGTG GCCGAATGGGGTTTTGTCTATGAGGGgtctcttcttctgtctgCTGTTGACGAGAACGGCAGCTGGACAACAGAGATCCTGCAGACCGGCGATATCTGGTACTTCCCCAAGGGTGTTGCCCACAACGTCCAAGGCTTGGATGACCAGAACGAATACCTCCTTGTCTTCGACGACGGTGACTTTGAGAAGATCGG CACCACCTTCATGGTTGACGACTGGGTGAAGCACGTTCCTCGCGACATCCTGGCCAAGAACTTCAACGTCAGCGAGTCCGTCTTCGAGAACGTCCCTGATACGTTCCCCTACATCCTCAACGGCACTGTCCCCAAGGAAGCACAGACCGCTCCCCAGGGAACTCTCAAGGGCAACGCCTCGTACGTGTACCACACCTACGACCACCCTTCAGAGCCTGTCCCCGGACACGCTGGTACTTTCCGTCGCATCGACTCTACCAACTTCCCCATCTCCAAGACCATCGCTGCCACTATCGTCGAGCTTGAGCCCAAGGGTCTCCGTGAGCTGCACTGGCACCCTAAC GCTGAGGAATGGCTCTACTTCCACAAGGGCACTGGTCGCGCCAGTGTCTTCATTGGCGACTCCAAGTCCCGCACCTTTGACTTCTCCGCTGGTGACACTGCCGTCTTCCCTGACAACTCTG GACACTACATCGAGAACACCTCCGACACCGAAAAGCTCGTGTGGCTGGAATTCTACAAGAGCGACCGCGTCGCCGATATCTCTCTGGCGCAGTGGCTTGCCCTTACTCCCCCCGAGACCGTTGCCAACGTGCTCAAGATCGACATCAAGTTCGtcgagcagatcaagaagcagaagcaggttCTTGTCAAGGGCAACTAG